From the genome of Leptodactylus fuscus isolate aLepFus1 chromosome 1, aLepFus1.hap2, whole genome shotgun sequence, one region includes:
- the THTPA gene encoding thiamine-triphosphatase isoform X1, with protein sequence MNSEMSPSSQLPGPIEVERKFVPGPDVEDKLCTLGAELLEEITFRDSYFDNSDLRLTLNDMWLRRRGDSWELKHPPQRGARGLSGASTQYMELTSEDDIICRVSEELGVPCPLNIESFGLQEFASFVTRRRRFQLPLVEKSNLKVVVDLDEADFGFAVGEVEVLVQTKEEIENALKKVETICKQLGVFRETPVQGKVSTFLQMNRADHYRQLVEAHVI encoded by the exons ATGAATTCAG aaatGTCACCCTCGTCACAATTACCTGGCCCTATCGAGGTGGAACGTAAGTTTGTCCCAGGACCTGATGTAGAAGACAAGCTGTGCACGCTAGGGGCAGAGCTGCTTGAGGAGATAACTTTTAGAGACTCGTACTTCGATAACTCTGATCTGCGCCTAACACTGAATGACATGTGGCTGCGAAGGAGAGGAGACAGTTGGGAATTAAAGCACCCACCACAAAGGGGAGCAAGAGGCCTTAGTGGAGCGTCGACACAATACATGGAGCTTACTTCTGAAGATGATATTATTTGCAGAGTAAGTGAAGAGCTAGGTGTCCCTTGTCCACTCAACATAGAATCTTTTGGACTGCAAGAATTTGCCAGCTTTGTGACACGCAGGCGCAGGTTTCAATTACCTCTCGTTGAAAAGTCAAATCTCAAAGTGGTTGTTGACCTCGATGAGGCAGATTTTGGTTTTGCAGTAGGTGAAGTGGAAGTCCTTGTACAAACAAAGGAAGAAATTGAAAACGCTCTCAAGAAGGTGGAAACCATCTGTAAACAACTAG GAGTGTTTCGGGAGACACCAGTCCAGGGCAAAGTGTCAACATTTCTCCAGATGAATCGTGCCGATCACTACAGACAACTGGTGGAAGCCCATGTAATTTGA
- the THTPA gene encoding thiamine-triphosphatase isoform X2, with translation MSPSSQLPGPIEVERKFVPGPDVEDKLCTLGAELLEEITFRDSYFDNSDLRLTLNDMWLRRRGDSWELKHPPQRGARGLSGASTQYMELTSEDDIICRVSEELGVPCPLNIESFGLQEFASFVTRRRRFQLPLVEKSNLKVVVDLDEADFGFAVGEVEVLVQTKEEIENALKKVETICKQLGVFRETPVQGKVSTFLQMNRADHYRQLVEAHVI, from the exons atGTCACCCTCGTCACAATTACCTGGCCCTATCGAGGTGGAACGTAAGTTTGTCCCAGGACCTGATGTAGAAGACAAGCTGTGCACGCTAGGGGCAGAGCTGCTTGAGGAGATAACTTTTAGAGACTCGTACTTCGATAACTCTGATCTGCGCCTAACACTGAATGACATGTGGCTGCGAAGGAGAGGAGACAGTTGGGAATTAAAGCACCCACCACAAAGGGGAGCAAGAGGCCTTAGTGGAGCGTCGACACAATACATGGAGCTTACTTCTGAAGATGATATTATTTGCAGAGTAAGTGAAGAGCTAGGTGTCCCTTGTCCACTCAACATAGAATCTTTTGGACTGCAAGAATTTGCCAGCTTTGTGACACGCAGGCGCAGGTTTCAATTACCTCTCGTTGAAAAGTCAAATCTCAAAGTGGTTGTTGACCTCGATGAGGCAGATTTTGGTTTTGCAGTAGGTGAAGTGGAAGTCCTTGTACAAACAAAGGAAGAAATTGAAAACGCTCTCAAGAAGGTGGAAACCATCTGTAAACAACTAG GAGTGTTTCGGGAGACACCAGTCCAGGGCAAAGTGTCAACATTTCTCCAGATGAATCGTGCCGATCACTACAGACAACTGGTGGAAGCCCATGTAATTTGA